Part of the Scyliorhinus canicula unplaced genomic scaffold, sScyCan1.1, whole genome shotgun sequence genome is shown below.
tgggaaacggctttggaaatctgaagcacaaagggactttggagtccttgttcacaattctcttaaggttaatgtgcaggttcagtcggcagttaggaaggcaaatgcaatgttagcattcatgtcgagagggctagaatacaaaaccagggatgtacttttgaggctgtataaggctctggtcagaccccatttggagtattgagagcagtCTTGGGccttgtatctaaggaaggatgtgctggccttggaaagggttcagagattcacaagaatgatctctggaatgaagagcttgttgtatgaggaacggttgaggactctgggtctgtatactcgatggagtttagaaggatgaggggggatctcattgaaacttataagaTGCTGAgagtcctggatagagtggacgtggagaggatgtttccactagtcggaaaaactagaaccagagggcacaatctcagactaaagggacaatcctttaaaacagagatgaagaggaatttcttcagccacagggatggtgaatctgtgaaactctttgccgcagaaggctgtggaggccaaatcactgagtgtctttaaggcagagatagataggttcttgattaataagggtatcagggattatggggagaaggcaggagaatggggatcagaaaatatcagccattattgaatggtggagcagactcaataggccgaatggcctaattcttctcctatatcttgtgtgtatgtgtgaatatATTGGCTGTAATAGGCAGGCGTGTGTGTGGCTATATTGATGTTTGGGGGTCAgtcggctggacggctggttagTGGTGTGGAATGAGGCcaacagcgctggttcaattcctggagcTGCTGAAGTTATCCATGAAGGGCTcgtcttctctccctctccctctccctctcccgatGTGTGGCGACCTTCAGGATAAATCAGCTCTCAAAGAGGTCCTTTGGTCCTCTGGaactgtggcaacatttataTTGGTTGGAGCAGTCAgacctgtgtgtgtgaatattggCTATAATGGTCTGCCTTCCTTCACCAATACCTTGTGTGGTTTTCAGGGGCATCGCTCGTTATCGGTTCAGCCACCAGATCTTGCGGGATGAAGAGTCGTTTTTCGGTGAACGGAAGGTGCCTCGAGGACGGAGAGTTTCTATAATTTGCAGGAACCTGCCTCAGGCGCCAGTGTCGGACACTGGCTGATCAACCAGGGTATTGTACAGGTGGAATAAATCCCTGGTAATCTGCACCAATATTCTACATAAATGGACAGCAATGATTGTGCATTTTGACATTCAGTTTTATTTGAACATTAGATAAATTGAAGCATTTGGACATTCAGTTTTATTTGAACATTAGAtaaattgaagcatttgtaacagcaaaatctttaaaataaataaataatttagttGTATAAATATTTCTGCCAATCTCAATCTCCATTGTGAAGGACCAATACAGTCCAAACCCCATCTCCCAGCCACATATCGTAAAATAGAAATCTTTAAATACAGACTTTTGCGCTTTGCTTAAAGTATAAATACACATATCATTTCCACACCATTTTTACACAGCTGGGTTTTGCCTGTAGCTTTGGTCCTGATTTCCCTGGGATTTGTCTCCTGTTCGGACAGTTACCCAATGCAGCTACACTCAGAAGCTGAGAGTTTCTCCACTGTGTGCCACTGATTGTTAAGGTCCAAGAAGGTGACGTCTTTGAAGTGTGTGGGGCGACAGCAGGGGTCGCTGACTATCTTCTCCTGCAAAAGGTTTGGGAAGCCAGGTTTCCGCAGCAGTAGGGAAAGAATCAGGTTGTGGTTGTTCTGAGCCTGGGGGCAGCTCCCACTGCAGTATTTGAAAAGGACAATTTCATCCGACTGGTAGCCAAGGCCCAGGTCCTGGACGCGGAGCTGGAGAGCCCGCAGTCTGCAGCTCCTCTCCTCCCATTCCTCACCTTTCCTGCTCACTGACATCTTTCGTTTTCTCCGGGCTCTGGGTGGGTTGGACTGTGGTTCAAGTGATGAGATTAACACGGGCAGTGGTGAAATTGTGAATTCCGCTTCTGAGTGAATGTCGGGGACTCGTGTAAGGAGAGCTGCTT
Proteins encoded:
- the LOC119961035 gene encoding artemin-like is translated as MTFQELLVVLAVFHVDLTVKGSLDTVVPPPHLPGKAALLTRVPDIHSEAEFTISPLPVLISSLEPQSNPPRARRKRKMSVSRKGEEWEERSCRLRALQLRVQDLGLGYQSDEIVLFKYCSGSCPQAQNNHNLILSLLLRKPGFPNLLQEKIVSDPCCRPTHFKDVTFLDLNNQWHTVEKLSASECSCIG